A window of Methylocaldum szegediense genomic DNA:
CGTGCATGGCGAGGACCTGGTGGCCTACGGCCTGGAAAAGGTGTCGGACGGGCCGAGATCTAAGGACAGCCTCTATCAGCCAGTTGGCAAGCTGGAGATGGTAGGGACGGAATCGCCAAGAAACCTTCTGGAACGGGCTTTGAACCGGCTGTTGCTTGGTGCTCTGACCGATCATGCCCCATTGTACTATGCCATACATACATGGAACCGCCTTCTGGATTAGAAGGTAGGATGGTCGCGCTGGGGAGAACGAGAATCTCCGTGCCGGAGGTCTCTTCACATATCGATGACGAATCGAAAGGTGGAGACGGCGCGGTATTGCTTCAGCTTGCTGTTAAGAAAAAGGGCTGCACGCCTACCGGCTGAATGCTAAAGACTTCAGCTTCTATACCGCGGTCTAACTAACGGCTTCGCTTGGATGATGGTAGTGCTTGGTAGGTCGATTCTCGTCGTGATCTCGTATAAAGCGAGGCTTGCTACTGGGTTACCACTTGGAGCCAAGCCACTAGTACTGCATCAATCGTCGATTGCCGAGTCCAAGGAATGACGGTCCGGCGTTTCTGGCCGGATCCTTGGTTAGGAGACGAAGATGTCGAAAAAATATCGGGTGACGCTGACCTGTGAGGAGCGGCGCGAACTGGAAGGGTTGGTCAACAAGGGTAAGAGCGAAGCGCGAAAACTGGCCCATGCCCGGATTTTGTTACAGGCCGATGAAGCCGAGGGCGGACCTTGCCGCACCGATGACGAAATTGCTCGGGCGTTAAACGTCCACGTTCGTACGGTGGAACGGGTGCGGCAGCGGTTCGTGGAACAAGGTCTGCCGGCGGCCTTGGTGCCCAAGCCGAGCGAACGCGTGTATCCCCGGCGGCTGGATGGTGCCCAGGAAGCCCGGCTGATCGCGCTGGCTTGTTCGCCGCCGCCGGAGGGCAAGTCGCGCTGGACCTTGCGGCTCTTGGCTGAGCGTCTGGTCGAGCTGGAAATGGCTGAGACCGTCTCGTACGAAACGGTCCGGCGCGTGCTGAAAAAAACGAACTCAAACCGCACCTCTGCAAGCGGTGGGTCATTCCGCCGAAAGCCTCGGCCGAGTTTGTTGCGGCCATGGAGGATGTCCTAGAAGTTTATCAGCGGCCGTACCGGAGCGAACGGCCGGTCGTCTGTTTGGACGAGACCTTTATCCAGCTGATCGGCGAGGTCCGAGAACCGCTGCCGAGGGAGCCGGGGCGGGTGGCACGTTATGACAGCGTCTATGTGCGGAACGGGGTGGCGAGTGTGTTCTTGGCCTTCGAGCCGCTGGCCGGGTGGCGTGACGTTCAGGTCACCGATGGCCGGACCCGTCAGGACTTTGCCCAGGTTGTGCGAACCCTGCTGGAGGGGCGCTATCGGGAGGCAGATAAAATCGTGTTGGTGATGGATCAGCTAAACACCCATTCGACGGCGCGCCTCTATGAAGCTTTTGCGCCGGAGGAGGCTCGACGGCTCGCCGAGCGGCTGGAGATTCACCACACGCCGAAGCACGGGAGCTGGCTGGACATGGTGGAAATTGAACTCAGCGCTTTGGCCCGCGATCTGCCGGAGCGGATCGGCGAACGGGCCGACCGGGTCCGGCATGTCGCCGCCTGGGCGCAGCGCCGTAACCAAACCCAAGTGAAAGCCAACTGGCAATTCACCACGGCCGACGCGCGGATCAAACTCCGTAAGCTTTACCCCACGTTTGACGGGTGACGGAGCACTAGTGCACCATCATCCCTCGATTGCCAGGTGCAAGCACCGAGGGTTCGAAGCTTCAGATTGGTTCTGTGGAACGCGGCTCACCATGTTCGACGCAAGAGATCCGTCCATAAGCTATATCTCACTTCCCAGCAGTGGCAGAGCACTAGAGCGATGTTCATCGTTGTACCAGCGTACAAACGCCAAGACCCAGCCACAGGCCGCCTCGATGCTCTCGAAGCCTCTATGGGGATAGTCTGGGCGGTAACTTGCAGGTGCGAAACAGCGTCCGGTCTAGGCATTGTCATCGCTCGCCCGTGGACGGCTGTAGGCGGGTTCAATCCCCATAGCGGCGAGTGTCGCTCGTAACGTGCTGCCCTTGTGCGGGCTGCCGTTGTCGGCGTGGAAGACCAAGGGTTTACCGATACAGCCTTCGGCCAGCACCGTGCGGCATACGACGGTTGACAGACACCGTGCTGACCGTCAGGGATCATGTCATAGTCGATTTGTTCGGGATCGTTGACCACTTCAGCGAAGCGGCAGGTGCTCAAGCGCTCATGGACGGGTCTTTTTTGGGGATCGTCTATTGAAATGGCTCCCGATATTGGAACTTGCCGTCTCTTTTTTTTCGGACGCAAGGCAGGCCGAGCAAGGATCTGTATGCGGTAATGGGCGCGTTCATTCTTCAACAACTGCGCGACTTGAACGATGCTGCGACCGTCGAACCTAGGTGTTCAATCAGATGTGGCTCTACGCCTTGAATGTGCGTCATGGGATGAGTAGGTCTGGTAGCGAACCCAGCGCAATGATCGGTGTCGGATTGTCGAGGTGGGTCCGGATAGGCACCTTTCAGGTGACGGAACTGACCGGCCCCAACGAGGCTGACGCTACGGTATGGATTGGACGCTGACAAACACTCTGACCAAGTGGTCGTTCGAAATGATCCGAACGATATGGACGACAACTTTCTACAAACCCGCCAATCTCCGCCACCCGGATGTCGCTGGTGTAGTTGTCGATCCCTCAGGAAATTCAGCGTCGAGACTTTCCGTGTTTGGTTCACCGATATCAGATTCCGTTTCGGCGGATGATGGATCGCTATCATCGCTGGGAGAGTTCGATCCCTCCAGATCCGGGATAGCTTCCGGTTCTGCTGCTAATCCGGAGCTCTCGCGTACCGCTTTCACCTCCTCGCCATGACCTTTTTCATAGGCGGCCCGATGTGCCCGCCGTTCGATAGTGATGATGCGACGACCGAGTCGCAGTAATCTCTGCTGCCATTGATAGTGCGCCTGTCCACACTGCTTGTTGTTTAGTACGCCGGTGAGCCAGAGGGCGTCCAAGGTGATCATGAGCTCATCAAGCATTTGGATCAGAGCCACGAACTGGGCAACCTGGGGTAAGACGATGTGCGCAGTGAAGTCCATGGGATGGGTGTACCGCGGCTTTTCGGTCACGCCGTTATCCGTACATAGTTTTTCCATTCGAGCCTTCTCGCGTTCCAGGTCGCGAGCACAGTCGCTGAACATCTTGCTGACGGCTTCTTCCACAGCATCGATCCCAGCTTCCTCACCAATAATCCGGAGGATCACGTCGATTGCGTACAAGGATCGCACGAGTGGGCGAAAAACACGGCGGACGACGCGCAACGCCTGCTCACTTTGAATTTTGATGGTACGGTCAACGACCGGGCGACTGATCGTATGAGGGGTTCGTTCAGCCATCGCTATATTCCTCTATGTGATTCTCTGGAGTGGAGTCCTAGGGACGTCGCTCCGAGCGCCAAATCGACATATCCATGAGCATACCGTCGTCGGCGGCTACCAGCGTTGCAATAAATGGCCGAAATCGGAATTTTGTGCGGCGATCCGGCTGTGAGATTCAATCAAGATTGACCATTGGCAGATCAGCCCGGTCTTGGTGGGTGATAGCCGCCATCCCGTTGATTTTCGTCCGTAACGCTTCATGGCGAGTCCCAGTGCACTTGGTCTGGGAGATCGGCCAATTAATCGAAAAGCGCGTGGCGAAGCTTTGGAAGTAGTACCCGAGACCCCGCCCGCACCCGAGCCGCTCGAACTCTGGCAGGGCGACAAACGGTGTCAGGCCGGAATGCAAAAGGCGCTCGATGCCGGTTGCCTTCGGCGGTTGTTCACAAGCTCCAGCACGCCGGTCAAAGCGTGCGATTCGAGTACGACGCCCTCAACCGGCCGACCCGTGCCATCGACCCACAGGGGAATGCAGTAGTCACCGAGTACGACATCGGCGGACGGCCCATCCGGGTGACCGACCCCAACGGTCTTGTCACCCAGTACGATTATTACGACCAGACCTAGAACGGGCGGCTGAAGCGCCTGACCGGCCCCGACGGGCGCTACACTGACTACTTCTACGACCCGAACGGCAATGTCGTCCGGACGGTTGACAACGGCGGGCGCGAAACGTTGACCGAGTACGATGTCCTCAACCGGCCGGTCAGGATCATCGGCCCAGTGCATGATGCCCTTGGTCTGACCAACATCCGTCAGGTCACTGAGATCCAGTACACCCCTTGGGCGATGTCCAAAAGATCCGGGCCGGCTATCGCACCGCCACCGGCAGCGAATCTCTGACGGACCAGGCGACCTGCGCCTACGACGATTTCGGCCGAGTGATCGAAGCCACCGACGCCAATGGCCGCACCACTCGCTGGACCTATGATGCCTACGGCAACCCTATCCGCCGCGCCGCCTCCAACGGCCATGTGGTCGAATGGGAATACGATCACACCCGCAACGGGCTGTTAGTTCGGCGCACCGCGAAGCTCTCCGACACCGATCCCGCGCCACACATCACCCGATACACCTATAATGCCTTGGGCCAGGTCCTGAGCACGAAGACGCCGGAAGTCACCTATGAATACACCTACGACACCGCCCATCGCCTCGCCACCGTGACCGGTAGCCGCGGTCCTAAGGCGCTGACCTACCGCTACAGCTCCGGTGGGCTCCTCGACAGTCTCGAAGACAGTGAAGGTCACCGTCGTGATTACCTGTACGATGCGGTCGGGCGTTTGAGTGCCGTGCGGGCACCGAGCGGTGAGCAGGTCAACTTCGTGTTCGACGGTGGCGGACAGCTCTTGGAAACCACCATGTCGAACGGCTACAGTACCCTCTACCGTTACACCCCAAAGGGTTACCTTGGGGAACTCGTCAACCGGGCGGCGGGCGGTACCGAAGTCAGCCGCCACACATACCAGTACGATCCGCTCGGCCGGCGTACCGGCCACCTGGAAGCCGTCGCCGGGGCGGTGACCGATTACACCTACCAGTACGACACCCTCGACTGGCTGCGGGAGGTGCGGACCAATGCGGGCGCGACCCTTTTTGAAGCCTTCGCCTACGATGTGTACGTCAACCGGCGGGAACGGATCACCCGGGACGGTAGCGTCCAGCGTCACGTCTACGACGCCGCCCAGCAATTCCGGGAAACCCGGGACGGTAGCGATACCGGCGCGATCCTCGCGAGCTACACCTACGATCTTGGCGGCAATCTGATTCAGCGGAGCGGCGGCGCGATGCTCAACTTAACCTATGATGCCCTGGAACGGCGGGTCGCCGCCAGCGGCACCGGCCTTGCCCCGGAAACCTATGCCTACGATCACCAGGACCGCCGCATCGAGACTAACGTGGATGGGACGCTACGGCGTTCTGTCTATGCCGGGCTTGAGATCTAGAGCGACTACGGCAACACCTGGACCCAGGTGCAGGCGCTGTACACCTATGCGGGGGTGGACCGTCCCCTGATTCGGACCGGTACCGGCGGCACCGTCTACTACCACGCCGATGCCCTCGGCTCGGTGGTGGCGGTCACCAATGCCGCTGGGGCGGTCACCGCCAGCGCCCGCTACGATGCTTTCGGCTGAACGCTCGCCGGCGGCAATCTCCCGCGCTACGGCTACACGGGGCGCGAGCCCGACGCCACCGGGCTCATGTATTACCGGGCACGCTATTACGATCCGACGATCGGCCGGTTCACCCAAAGGGACCCTGCGGGCTTTGCCGACGGGCTGAACCCGTATGCGTATGTCGGGAACAATCCGATCAGCTTTACTGATCCCTTGGGGCTGAACAAAGTGGCCCCAATTGCGAGCTCGAATGTCTCGGCGTAACAGGGAAGCAGGGTAGGGGATGGCCGGAGTGTCGACCAGATTAAGGGATTCGCGCTGGGTTTCGTGCCGGGCTATGACCTCTATCAGGCCGCTCGGAACCCAAATGCCACCGGGTGGGGTTACGCCATTGGCATCGCCGGCATTCTCCCCGGCACCGGCAAGGGCGGCGGGTTGTGGATGATATAAATCCCCTCGCAGATGTCAACGCCGACTGAAAAGTGACCCCTTTTGAGGGTTTATCGCCGAAGTAAAATTGACCCCTTGAGGCCCAAAAGTTATTCGACGGCCGCTGTCTGCGGCGGGGTTGTTCCTGCCTTGCGCTTGTCCTTCAATCGGTAACTGTCGCCGGTGATTTGCACGATGTGGGCGTGATGCAGGAGCCGATCCAGCATCGCGGCCGTCAGGGTCTGATCATCGGCAAAGGTGCCCGCCCACTGGGTGAACGGCAGGTTGCTGGTGAGAATCAGGCTGCCGCGCTCGTAGCGCTTGGCGACGACGTTGAAGAAGAGATTCGCTTCGTCACGTCCGAGCGGCAGATAGCCGATCTCATCGATGACCAACAGCCTGGGCGCCATCACGACCCGGTTGAAGTACTCCTTGAGACGCTCCTGGCGGTGTGCGGCGGTGAGTTGCAACATCAGATCGGCGGCGGTGACGAAGCGTGTCTTGAGGCCGGCCATCACCGCGCGGTAGGCCAAGGCGATCGCCAGATGGGTTTTACCAACCCCGCTGGGGCCGAGCAGGACGATGTTCTCGGTGCGCTCGATAAAGCTCAAACCCGCCAGTTCCTGGAGCTGGGCCCGGGGCGCTCCCAAGGAGAAAGCAAAGTCGTACTGCTCCAAAGTCTTCACGACCGGCAAGGTGGCCATCTTGAGCAAGGTCTGCCGGGTGCGTTCGGCGCGGGCCTTGGCCTCGGCGATGAGCAGTTTCTCGAGGAAGTCGGCAAAGCTCTCCTCGCGATCGGCGGCCTGCTGGGCCAGGTGGGGCCAGTCCGACCCGATCCGCTCGAGCTTCAGGCTTTGGCTGAGTTCGGTAATCCGGGCGTGCTGCAGATTCATGCCGTCACCTCCAGCAACTGGTCGTACACCGACAGGGGATGTTGCAGGCTGTCATGGGGCAAGACGCGGCCAACGTGCCGCTGGGGTGCCGGCAAGCCTTGGGGTGCCTGAACCGGCAACGGCCGCAGGGCGAGGCGCTCTTCGGCCAATCGCACCGCGGGCTGTACGCCGGTGGTGCCGTGCACCCGTTGATGCGCCACCTGATCGAGCCAGGGGCCGATCTGGGCATTGGCGGTCTCGACATCGAGTGTCAAGCCGGCGCTCTTGAGCGTGGCCGCCAGTGGCGTGATGAAGCTGGCTTTCAGGTATCCGTTGAAGCGCTCCACCTTGCCCTTGGTTTGGGCCCGGTACGGCCGGCAGACCTTGGGCCGGAAGCCATACGCCCCGGCCAGCGCGTACAGGGCCGGGTGCCAGCGGTGCCGGCCTTCACCGTAGGCGTCCCGTTCGGTGATGATGGCGCCGGCATTGTCGAACAGCACCTCTTCGGGCACCCCGCCGAAGTAGTGGAGGGCCTCGCGCAGCCCCGTCAACCAGGCCGCGCTGTCCTCGCGGTCGGAAAAGCGCACGAACGTGGCGCGACTGAACCCCAGCGTGGCCACGAAGGCTTTGAGCGGATCGCGCCCCCGCCGGATCGTCGTGAAATCGGCCTGCATCTGGCGGCCCGGTGGGGTTTCAAAGCGGACCACCGGTTCTTCCGGTCGCCGTTTGAAGGGGGCGAGATACGCCTTGAGCTGGCTGATGCCGCCTGCATAGCCCCGTTCACGAAGCTCTCGCAGCAGCACCGTGGCCGGAATCCAATGCGGACGTGCCGCCTCGATGCGTTGCTGCAGATAGGCTTTGAAGGGATCCAACTTGCAGGGGCGGGGCGCCCGCAGCCGGTACCGGGGCAACGCGCTTTCGCTGCGCAGGTACTTGCGTACCGTGTTGCGCGAGACGCCCAGCTCCCGCGCGATGGCTTTGATGCCATGGCCCTGTCGGGCCAATACTTTGATCTCCACTGACTGCTCCTGAGTCAACATTTCCGCGGCTCAAAAAAGCCGCCATTTTCCCCCAAGGGGTCAAATTTACTTCGGTGTCAGGGGTCATTTCTACATCGGCGGTGACATTTAACCCAACCTGCGCGGGTTGACCGGGGATGACGAAGCGTGGGAGGCGAGCTATGACAATGAAACCTCATACAAGCTTGATGGAAAAAGCTTCGGGTAAATATCGTGTCTGATCGCATATGTGTCGGTATTCAATACCGCAAATTTTCATCACAACAACGCTCAATACCGATAACAATCCCGCAACGCCTCCTTGCTTGCCTGCCCGGCGTTGGTTAATGACAGCAAGCCGTGTTTTTTTCCGTTGATAGTCGCTTCGCCGTAGGCTTCCCCGCTCAGTAGCCCTTTGGGTAGGCGTGAGTTGCGTAAACTCACCATGCGAATATCCTGCGTACCGGCTTGTTTTTTCATAACAATCGGATAAACCACATTGCTGATTTGTATGTGCAGGTGCACAGGATCTAAGCGGCTGGTCGTCCCTGAAAAGGTAGCGGCAAAAACGGGTTGATTGTCCTGGCAAAACAAATTGAGAGCACTAATGCCAACCACAGGATGCTGCACCCCCGCCATTTTGATGCCTCTGACTTGTTTATATTCCCATTTCACGTCACTGATGCCTGCGGGAAGCGGTACGGAAGACGTGGTAGGAGCGGATGCGGGCTTGCCTGCGGGGAAGATTTTGTTGCCATGCCATTGATACACGGAGGTTTTTTTCACGCTCGGACAACAGCGTGGATCATTCGGACCCGGCCATAAAGCGTGTACATGGATGAAACCGTCTTTGACCTCAACGCTTTCCACCTGCCCTAATGGGTCTGATGTTTCCGCAACGGCTTGATAGCCCTTGCCTATATCGGTGAACACCACCACGCGGTTATTCCACCATGTCCCGCCTGCCCACAAGGCATTTAAGACAATTTCAGCTTTGCCGTCGCCATTCAGGTCGGCACTTTGCGTGCTGACGAGTTCGACACTTTCATGGTTCGCTGATGCTTTTTTGTTGGCTTTGGCAAGGTAAGCTTGCACGGCTTTATTCTGAGCTGGGCTTAAATCCGCCGCCGGTACAGATCCGATCATCAGCCCAACCAACGCCACACCCATCAGTTTCCACACCGCCGGATCGAAGATAAATTTTTTTTGCATTCTGTTTTTCACTCTGAAAATTGGGTAACAACTCGCACTTCAGGAGGCACACTTGTCGCCTTTCAAAAAACTTTTTTAACGTGCCAGAGGGGGTTTGGCCTACCTGATCCGGCTTCTTTCTTTTCACACGGCTAGTGCAAAAAACCGACAAACCTCCGTACCGACTGCCAAAAACCAACGCTCACAAGAAAATCAAGCCACTTCCCAGGTCCATAAATCAGGACAACGTCGGATTTTATGCCATTGGCAGTCAGCGAGTTTGAAGCAGGTCTTGCCCCGCGGGCGAGTTTGGCTTTGCTTGTCCAAAGACAAACGGGGCGGGAACACATTTGGAGGTTCGGAGCACGCCCGCAGGGTTTGTGCCAGAGAGGGCGCGAATCAGTGGACATCCGGATGGTGCGCTGATCCTGCACGTCGCCGGCTTGAGCCGGGGCTACACAAGGCACGTTTCTGTGCCTTGTGTAGCCGCAAGCGATCCCGCGTGTCTGGTTCGTAGAAGGTGGTGCGGTACCCCAGCACGCTCAAAGCGCGAATCAGCCCGCGGTAATAAGTGGCTGCGCCGTTCCAGTAGGTCGAGACCAAGCTGGAGCCGAAGAATGCGACGTGGGGTCGATGTTTCATAACCACCTCTCACAGGACAGCGGGCTCTTTCCTCGATTTGCGCTTTGCGGAACGGGACAGACGAAGTTCCC
This region includes:
- a CDS encoding IS630 family transposase (programmed frameshift), giving the protein MSKKYRVTLTCEERRELEGLVNKGKSEARKLAHARILLQADEAEGGPCRTDDEIARALNVHVRTVERVRQRFVEQGLPAALVPKPSERVYPRRLDGAQEARLIALACSPPPEGKSRWTLRLLAERLVELEMAETVSYETVRRVLKKTKLKPHLCKRWVIPPKASAEFVAAMEDVLEVYQRPYRSERPVVCLDETFIQLIGEVREPLPREPGRVARYDSVYVRNGVASVFLAFEPLAGWRDVQVTDGRTRQDFAQVVRTLLEGRYREADKIVLVMDQLNTHSTARLYEAFAPEEARRLAERLEIHHTPKHGSWLDMVEIELSALARDLPERIGERADRVRHVAAWAQRRNQTQVKANWQFTTADARIKLRKLYPTFDG
- a CDS encoding RHS repeat domain-containing protein produces the protein MGDVQKIRAGYRTATGSESLTDQATCAYDDFGRVIEATDANGRTTRWTYDAYGNPIRRAASNGHVVEWEYDHTRNGLLVRRTAKLSDTDPAPHITRYTYNALGQVLSTKTPEVTYEYTYDTAHRLATVTGSRGPKALTYRYSSGGLLDSLEDSEGHRRDYLYDAVGRLSAVRAPSGEQVNFVFDGGGQLLETTMSNGYSTLYRYTPKGYLGELVNRAAGGTEVSRHTYQYDPLGRRTGHLEAVAGAVTDYTYQYDTLDWLREVRTNAGATLFEAFAYDVYVNRRERITRDGSVQRHVYDAAQQFRETRDGSDTGAILASYTYDLGGNLIQRSGGAMLNLTYDALERRVAASGTGLAPETYAYDHQDRRIETNVDGTLRRSVYAGLEI
- the istB gene encoding IS21-like element helper ATPase IstB produces the protein MNLQHARITELSQSLKLERIGSDWPHLAQQAADREESFADFLEKLLIAEAKARAERTRQTLLKMATLPVVKTLEQYDFAFSLGAPRAQLQELAGLSFIERTENIVLLGPSGVGKTHLAIALAYRAVMAGLKTRFVTAADLMLQLTAAHRQERLKEYFNRVVMAPRLLVIDEIGYLPLGRDEANLFFNVVAKRYERGSLILTSNLPFTQWAGTFADDQTLTAAMLDRLLHHAHIVQITGDSYRLKDKRKAGTTPPQTAAVE
- the istA gene encoding IS21 family transposase gives rise to the protein MLTQEQSVEIKVLARQGHGIKAIARELGVSRNTVRKYLRSESALPRYRLRAPRPCKLDPFKAYLQQRIEAARPHWIPATVLLRELRERGYAGGISQLKAYLAPFKRRPEEPVVRFETPPGRQMQADFTTIRRGRDPLKAFVATLGFSRATFVRFSDREDSAAWLTGLREALHYFGGVPEEVLFDNAGAIITERDAYGEGRHRWHPALYALAGAYGFRPKVCRPYRAQTKGKVERFNGYLKASFITPLAATLKSAGLTLDVETANAQIGPWLDQVAHQRVHGTTGVQPAVRLAEERLALRPLPVQAPQGLPAPQRHVGRVLPHDSLQHPLSVYDQLLEVTA
- a CDS encoding FG-GAP repeat protein; this encodes MQKKFIFDPAVWKLMGVALVGLMIGSVPAADLSPAQNKAVQAYLAKANKKASANHESVELVSTQSADLNGDGKAEIVLNALWAGGTWWNNRVVVFTDIGKGYQAVAETSDPLGQVESVEVKDGFIHVHALWPGPNDPRCCPSVKKTSVYQWHGNKIFPAGKPASAPTTSSVPLPAGISDVKWEYKQVRGIKMAGVQHPVVGISALNLFCQDNQPVFAATFSGTTSRLDPVHLHIQISNVVYPIVMKKQAGTQDIRMVSLRNSRLPKGLLSGEAYGEATINGKKHGLLSLTNAGQASKEALRDCYRY